The following are encoded together in the Rhizophagus irregularis chromosome 21, complete sequence genome:
- a CDS encoding uncharacterized protein (SECRETED:cutsite_STA-KL; SECRETED:prob_0.8216); SECRETED:SignalP(1-27), with the protein MQFFTPTRNKLISFFLIVLLFLKLSTAKLTVYDTLNNELSSHDNVDFMGIDKASYGTIVGKLLIASFSKPIDVKDDPCKIKNLPTDVTIDIVVIPFQDAYNIGCKSYSQIIIANNWRLNKNGEVSNNVPHPPNKTPEGGGNNDNNEPPNYNDNNDNNDNNDNNNNNNNNNNNNNNNNNNNNNNNNNNNNEVKNPQPQQPENQDENPKVINNDDNINNIPNGKGVDNANPKNNDAKNNDAKNNDAKNNDAKNNDAKNNDIPNNDNNGNAIPNNNANDNGNAKVNGIPNNNNNDDAKNNDNPKNPVNNDQNVPITVPDVTTLSNTPKDTQSDDSQFSSIKTIPNDQSNPTNSNDQTNSNVQTNDQSNSNNSNDQGTSSIESIPPQNDNTGDSNVVPISVDKPTILADTPTATTGPQSTQDSQPQPTESQSTGNSQSTDSPQPTTDTKPTATDTTDTPIGLRKRQQEHEYVYVPKVVIFSSMNGGEPGIKELYNGDRNVLKESIPGLTLLKFEDVTRLKKENDKIDHAKISSEDGKWYSLITSPSWVAWSIIMSIIYGIIIIVATHLLIVHYNKCGFTKSHVQYYCYPGIAFICIFGITLLLVDPGDVYEDRLPLFSRTLITNLKVLLLMVFFTILEIQWKNAASMICETHDHHYKWILTYLNKFFSYVLGFCSFIFIICFFIKTLLVLDTTTSWFSLIIKLTYIFESISVGLIGIEFVLFGSFIISAIKRRSREQRLRYKKRRTAVKTLIMNISFISAVVFLILSGAVQFLLPTLVNFWVQLVLGNVATATACIIIIVVLQDKTIREHIQWARNRSADLRINIGGGTDQMTAINIPPTPPTPQTPQTPQTLTSMTSLIRNLTTINELPTRNDMNSISSNRPSTEYRGSTRFSGANYPNRFSGANNYYRYSGNYSNRFSSAGNSNRFSSSNNSNRRFSSARDSMYSIYTSVNDMNYSNQYFLDTL; encoded by the coding sequence ATGCAATTTTTCACGCCGACGCGAAACAAGTTAATATCTTTCTTCCTTATAgtactattatttttaaaattaagtaCTGCTAAGTTAACTGTATATGACacattaaataatgaattatcatcACATGATAATGTAGACTTTATGGGAATAGATAAAGCAAGTTATGGGACAATTGTGGGAAAATTACTCATTGCTTCCTTCTCAAAACCTATTGACGTTAAAGACGACccttgtaaaataaaaaatttacccaCAGACGTCACAATTGATATTGTGGTCATACCATTTCAAGATGCTTATAATATTGGGTGCAAATCATATTCACAAATTATAATCGCTAATAATTGGAGGcttaataaaaatggagaGGTGTCTAATAATGTACCTCATCCACCTAATAAGACTCCAGAAGGAGGaggtaataatgataataacgAACCACCTAATTATAACGACAACAACGACAACAACGACAACAAcgacaacaacaacaacaacaacaacaacaacaacaacaacaacaacaacaacaacaataataataataataataacaataataataatgaagtgAAGAATCCTCAACCACAGCAGCCAGAAAATCAGGATGAGAATCCAAAAGtcattaataatgatgataacaTAAATAACATCCCGAATGGCAAAGGCGTCGATAATGCAAatcctaaaaataatgatgctaaaaataatgatgctaaaaataatgatgctAAAAATAACGatgctaaaaataatgatgctaaaaataatgatatccctaataatgataataatggtAACGCTATCCCCAATAATAACGCTAATGACAATGGTAACGCTAAAGTTAACGGTATCcccaataacaataataatgatgatgctaAGAATAATGATAATCCTAAGAATCCAGTTAATAATGATCAAAATGTACCTATAACAGTTCCGGATGTTACAACTTTATCAAATACTCCAAAAGACACTCAATCAGATGATTCACAATTTAGTTCAATTAAAACAATACCAAACGATCAGAGTAATCCAACTAATTCAAATGATCAGACTAATTCAAACGTTCAGACTAATGATCAgagtaattcaaataattcaaatgatcAAGGAACTAGTTCAATTGAATCAATACCACCTCAAAACGACAACACTGGTGATTCTAATGTAGTACCAATATCAGTTGATAAACCTACTATATTGGCAGATACTCCGACAGCTACCACAGGTCCACAATCAACCCAGGATTCACAACCACAACCAACCGAATCACAATCAACCGGAAATTCACAATCAACAGATTCACCACAACCGACCACAGATACAAAACCGACAGCTACAGATACTACAGATACTCCTATTGGATTAAGAAAACGGCAACAAGAGCATGAATATGTTTATGTTCCTAAAGTTGTGATATTTTCTTCAATGAACGGCGGAGAACCTGGTATAAAGGAACTTTACAATGGAGATAGAAATGTATTAAAAGAATCTATACCTggtttaacattattaaaatttgaggACGTTACTAggttaaaaaaggaaaatgataAGATTGACCATGCAAAGATTTCTTCAGAAGATGGTAAATGGTATAGTTTGATTACAAGCCCATCTTGGGTTGCATGGAGCATAATAATGAGCATAATATACGGTATCATCATTATAGTAGCAActcatttattaatagtacattataataaatgcgGTTTTACCAAAAGTCATGTCCAATATTACTGTTATCCTGGGATAGCATTCATTTGCATATTTGGAATCACACTTTTATTGGTTGATCCTGGAGACGTCTACGAGGATCGACTGCCATTATTTAGCAGGACGCTAATCAccaatttaaaagtattattgtTAATGGTATTTTTTACCATTTTGGAGATTCAGTGGAAAAATGCAGCGTCCATGATATGTGAAACTCACGACCATCATTATAAATGgattttaacttatttaaataaatttttttcatacgTTCTCGGCTTTTGtagtttcatttttataatttgtttttttataaaaactttactaGTTTTAGATACTACAACAAGTTGGtttagtttaataattaagttaaCTTACATATTTGAATCGATTTCCGTTGGCCTTATTGGTATcgaatttgtattatttggtAGTTTTATAATTAGCGCCATAAAAAGGAGGAGCCGAGAACAAAGATTAAGATATAAAAAGAGGAGGACAGCCGTAAAAACGTTAATTATgaacatttcttttatatcaGCTGTtgtttttcttatattatctGGTGCAGtacaatttttattaccaACACTAGTAAATTTTTGGGTTCAATTGGTTTTGGGAAACGTAGCCACCGCTACCGCATGTATAATCATAATCGTGGTCCTACAAGATAAAACGATAAGAGAGCATATCCAATGGGCAAGAAATAGGAGCGCTGATTTACGAATAAATATTGGAGGAGGGACCGATCAGATGACCGCCATAAACATTCCGCCGACTCCGCCGACTCCACAAACTCCACAAACTCCGCAGACGCTAACATCCATGACCTCTTTAATAAGAAATCTGACTACGATCAATGAACTACCAACAAGAAATGATATGAATTCCATTTCGTCTAATAGACCATCTACCGAATATAGAGGATCTACCAGATTTAGCGGTGCCAACTATCCAAATAGATTTAGCGGTgccaataattattatagatataGCGGTAACTATTCTAATAGGTTTAGCAGTGCTGGTAATTCGAATAGATTTAGTAGtagtaataattcaaatagaAGATTTAGTAGTGCAAGAGATTCGATGTATAGCATATATACTAGCGTTAACGATATGAACTATTcgaatcaatattttttagatactttataa